The DNA sequence CTTACAGAAATACCATCGACATCGCAGGCGAAACAACGGTTGATCGATGCTGCCGTTCTTATAGGCGGGAACGCACGACGGAATTCTACCGGCAAGGAGTGACCCATGTTCGATGCATCGTATGACGTAGTTATCTGCGGCGGCGGCGTTGCCGGTGCAGCAGCGGCATTGGCTTCAGCGCGGCGCGGCAGAAAGACCGCGCTCATCGAAAAGACGGTATTGAGCGGCGGACTCGCAACAACGGGGCTTATCTACATCTATCTCCCCCTGTGCGACGGCAACGGAACGCAGGTGCTGTTCGGCATTGCGGAGGAATTGCTCCTCGCCAGTCTCAAGTACGGTCCGGGTGAAGTACCCGACTGGCGAAAAGGGAAGAATGCCGAGGAGGCGAAACGCTATCGCGTGATCTTTTCCCCGGCATCGTTCACGCTCGCTATTGATGAACTCCTCATCGATGCAGGTGTGGATGTCTGGTATGATACGCTCATCTGTGCGTCGGTCGTTGAAGGCGGAAGGCTCGCCGCGGTCGAAGTGGAGAACAAAAGCGGGCGCGGGCGCATGCACGCACATTGCTTCGTCGACGCCACCGGTGATGCCGATGTCGCCCATTTCGCAGGGCTTCATTGCCCGACAGCCGAAAACGCCATGGCGATATGGGTGCTCGAATACGCAAAGGGCGCACAGTGGCGATTAGAGAAATCGATAGAATCGGTGTCGCTCCATGCCGGCGGGGGCAGTATCGATAAAAAAGAATATCCGGCCGGCATTGACGGCGCAACGGTCACGCGCTTCATACTCGATGGAAGAAAAAAATATCTTGCCCGCCTGAAGGAAGGATACGCCTCCGGCAAGCACACGCGCACATCGCTTTTCCCGCTCATGCTCCCCTCCATGGCGCAATTCAGGACAACGCGCCATATTCCCGCGCAGTACAAACTCCGCGACAGCGAAGATTGGAAACACTTCGATGACTCCATCGGCATGACTGCAGACTGGCGGAAACCCGGATATGTCTGGGAGATACCCTATCGCAGCATGCTCCCCGTGGGACTGAAGAACCTTGTTGCCGCAGGGCGCTGCACCGCCGCCGAAAAGGATGCCTGGGAGGTGACGCGCGTCATCCCGTCTGCGGCGCTTACCGGCGAGGCGGCCGGCACCGCTGCGGCTATCTGTGCGGAGAACGGAACATCGCCCGACGAATTGCCGGTAGCACAGATACAGGAAGCGATGCGCCGTGCGGGGAATAAGATACATCTCGAGGATGTGGGGCTTGCTCCCAGGAAATGATCTACCGTCGTAGATGCCGAACAAGGGGCTGTATTTCGACCACGCTCGGTAACCAAAGCCCCTTGTTCTATCCTGCATACGCGTTATAGCTGCATAGCAGCATCCTCCACTTTTTTCCGTGATATGTTATAGTATAGACATCTTTTTATCGGTACATTTGGTGGACAATGAACAAGACCTGCCGCATCGATTTCGTAAAAGAGAACATCACCCTCTATGTTTCGCCCGGCACGACGATAGCCGAGGCTGCCGAGCGCGCGGGGATCATACTCAATTTCGCCTGCGCAAAAGCCGGCACCTGCGGCAAATGCAAGGTAGAGCTTGAAGGCGCGATAAGCCCGCCCACCGGGGAAGAACGGGAACTGCTCGGCGATGTGGAACGCGAGGCGGGCATACGCCTCTCCTGTCAGGCGAAGGTCATGGGCGCGGTCAAAGTGCATGTGTTCGGGAGCGCCACCTACGCTACGGCGAAGATAATGGAATGGGGTGAGAACCGCGAGGTGAAGCTCGCTCCGTGCGTACGGAAATATCACCTTGCGCTCACGCCTTCCACGCTCGAGGAATCGCTTTCCGATGTGTCGGTGATAGAGCGGGCGCTTGCGCGCGAACTGATCGTCTCTTCATCGGTGCTGCGCCTCATCCCGCCGACGCTTCGTGCCGGCGAATGGAACGTGACGGTGACCATAGAGGAATGCGAGAACCGCCTTATCGATATAGAAGCGGGCGATACGACACACGCTGACTACGCCATTGCCTTCGATATCGGAACGACATCGGTGGTCGGCACGCTCATCGATCTTACGCACGGCAAGGACATCGCCACCGCATCGCGATTGAATCTGCAGCACAAATACGGCCTCGATGTGATATCGCGCATCAAATACAGCCTTTCCGCCGAGGGCATGGATAATCTCAACAGAAGCGTCGTCGCCACCGTGA is a window from the Spirochaetota bacterium genome containing:
- a CDS encoding FAD-dependent oxidoreductase — protein: MFDASYDVVICGGGVAGAAAALASARRGRKTALIEKTVLSGGLATTGLIYIYLPLCDGNGTQVLFGIAEELLLASLKYGPGEVPDWRKGKNAEEAKRYRVIFSPASFTLAIDELLIDAGVDVWYDTLICASVVEGGRLAAVEVENKSGRGRMHAHCFVDATGDADVAHFAGLHCPTAENAMAIWVLEYAKGAQWRLEKSIESVSLHAGGGSIDKKEYPAGIDGATVTRFILDGRKKYLARLKEGYASGKHTRTSLFPLMLPSMAQFRTTRHIPAQYKLRDSEDWKHFDDSIGMTADWRKPGYVWEIPYRSMLPVGLKNLVAAGRCTAAEKDAWEVTRVIPSAALTGEAAGTAAAICAENGTSPDELPVAQIQEAMRRAGNKIHLEDVGLAPRK